In one Bacillus thuringiensis genomic region, the following are encoded:
- a CDS encoding DAK2 domain-containing protein, translated as MSIQKIDGKRLSQMIMQGANNLTNNVQLVDALNVFPVPDGDTGTNMNLSMTSGAREVKANPSQHAGKVGVSLAKGLLMGARGNSGVILSQLFRGFSKSIEQKEELTTVDFAAALEAGVEAAYKAVMKPIEGTILTVARETGKYAVTVAKKQRDFVLFMEDVVKEANASLNRTPDLLPVLKQVGVVDSGGKGLVVVYEGFLADLKGETISSDAPTQPSMNEMVRAEHHRSVQSQLSTEDIKYGYCTEFMVKLEAEKVKEHNFSEQKFREDISVYGDSLLVVSDDEIVKVHIHAEHPGDAMNYGQKYGSLIKIKVENMREQHTALLDEPTMVPEQPAQSKEKQPYGIVTVAMGSGIKTLFESIGATKVIEGGQTMNPSTEDIVKAIEEANAEKIIILPNNGNIVMAAEQAASVVDQEVIVVRSKTVPQGMAAMLAFNPVGTLEENEENMQEALSHVKTGQITYAVRDTEIDGVAIQKDDFMCIADGKIVSTNAEKVGAAKQLLEALIDEDSEIVTILQGEDATDEEVAELVEFVEEKFEDAEVEVHAGNQPVYSFIFSVE; from the coding sequence GTGTCAATTCAAAAAATTGATGGAAAACGTTTATCACAAATGATCATGCAAGGAGCGAATAATTTAACAAACAATGTTCAGCTTGTTGATGCATTAAACGTATTTCCAGTTCCAGATGGCGATACCGGTACAAACATGAACTTATCTATGACTTCAGGTGCGCGTGAAGTGAAAGCAAACCCTTCACAGCATGCTGGTAAAGTCGGCGTAAGTTTAGCCAAAGGATTATTAATGGGAGCTCGTGGTAACTCTGGAGTTATTTTATCTCAGTTGTTCCGTGGTTTCTCTAAATCCATTGAACAAAAAGAAGAATTAACAACAGTTGATTTTGCTGCAGCACTAGAAGCTGGAGTAGAGGCGGCTTATAAAGCGGTTATGAAACCGATTGAAGGAACGATTTTAACGGTTGCAAGAGAAACGGGTAAATATGCAGTAACAGTTGCGAAAAAACAGCGCGACTTTGTTTTGTTTATGGAAGACGTTGTGAAAGAAGCAAACGCATCGTTAAATCGTACGCCAGATTTATTACCTGTATTAAAACAAGTTGGCGTTGTAGATAGCGGTGGTAAAGGTCTTGTAGTGGTATACGAAGGATTTTTAGCTGACTTAAAAGGAGAAACGATTTCTTCTGATGCACCGACGCAACCATCTATGAATGAAATGGTACGCGCAGAACATCACCGTAGTGTACAAAGCCAATTGAGTACAGAAGATATTAAGTATGGATATTGTACGGAGTTCATGGTGAAATTAGAGGCTGAAAAGGTGAAAGAGCATAATTTCTCTGAACAAAAATTCCGTGAAGATATTAGTGTATATGGTGATTCTCTACTAGTTGTGTCTGATGATGAAATTGTAAAAGTTCATATCCATGCAGAACATCCTGGAGACGCTATGAACTACGGACAAAAATACGGTAGTTTAATTAAGATTAAAGTAGAAAATATGCGTGAACAGCATACTGCTTTATTAGATGAACCTACTATGGTTCCTGAACAACCAGCTCAATCGAAAGAAAAACAACCATATGGTATCGTAACTGTAGCTATGGGGTCTGGTATTAAAACTTTATTTGAGAGCATCGGTGCAACGAAAGTTATCGAAGGTGGTCAAACGATGAATCCAAGTACGGAGGATATCGTGAAGGCAATTGAAGAAGCAAATGCTGAAAAAATCATTATTTTACCGAATAACGGAAATATTGTAATGGCAGCAGAACAAGCGGCATCAGTTGTAGATCAAGAAGTTATTGTTGTTCGTTCGAAAACAGTTCCTCAAGGTATGGCAGCAATGTTAGCATTTAACCCAGTTGGAACGTTAGAAGAGAATGAAGAAAATATGCAAGAAGCTTTATCTCATGTGAAAACAGGTCAAATTACGTATGCTGTACGTGATACGGAAATTGATGGTGTAGCAATTCAAAAAGATGACTTCATGTGTATTGCAGATGGGAAAATTGTATCTACAAATGCTGAAAAAGTAGGAGCTGCGAAGCAATTACTAGAAGCGCTTATTGATGAAGATTCTGAAATCGTAACGATTCTACAAGGTGAGGATGCAACTGACGAAGAAGTAGCAGAGTTAGTTGAATTTGTAGAAGAGAAATTTGAAGATGCAGAAGTAGAAGTGCATGCTGGAAACCAACCAGTGTATTCTTTCATCTTCTCTGTAGAATAA
- a CDS encoding Asp23/Gls24 family envelope stress response protein, which yields MSIEIKTKYGQIDISTDVIATIAGGAAVDCYGIVGMASKNQLKDGLTDILRKENFTRGVIVRKDEDEVHIDMYIIVSYGTKISEVAHNVQTKVKYTLDQTVGLAVDSVNIYVQGVKVINL from the coding sequence ATGTCAATTGAAATTAAAACGAAGTACGGTCAAATTGATATTAGTACAGATGTAATTGCAACAATTGCTGGAGGTGCCGCGGTAGATTGCTACGGTATCGTAGGTATGGCATCAAAAAATCAGTTAAAAGATGGATTAACAGACATTTTACGAAAAGAAAACTTTACTAGAGGTGTTATTGTTCGTAAAGATGAAGATGAAGTACATATTGATATGTATATTATTGTGAGCTATGGTACGAAAATTTCAGAAGTGGCACATAATGTGCAGACGAAAGTGAAATATACATTAGATCAAACTGTAGGACTAGCAGTAGATTCTGTAAACATCTACGTACAAGGAGTTAAAGTAATAAACTTGTAA
- the rpmB gene encoding 50S ribosomal protein L28 has product MARVCAITGRKARSGNSRSHAMNATKRKWGANLQKVRVRIDGKVQRVYVSARALKSGKIERV; this is encoded by the coding sequence ATGGCTCGTGTTTGTGCTATTACTGGAAGAAAAGCTCGTTCTGGTAACTCTCGTTCTCACGCAATGAACGCTACAAAACGTAAGTGGGGCGCTAACCTTCAAAAAGTTCGCGTACGCATCGACGGAAAAGTTCAACGTGTTTACGTTTCTGCTAGAGCATTAAAATCTGGCAAAATCGAACGTGTTTAA
- the spoVM gene encoding stage V sporulation protein SpoVM encodes MRFYTIKLPKFLGGIVRAMLNTFKKD; translated from the coding sequence ATGAGATTTTATACAATTAAGTTACCTAAATTTCTTGGTGGAATAGTTCGTGCAATGTTAAATACCTTTAAAAAAGATTAA
- a CDS encoding thiamine diphosphokinase yields the protein MADCLFTMEGEEKMIIHILAGGPSEYCADFARYENEEVVWAAVDRGVYRLLKKGITPAVAFGDYDSVTEEELVWMGQQTNELHIVPREKDQTDLEIAINWALEQKPALIRIFGATGGRLDHGLANIQMLLKGLEVEIEMCIVDNKNEITVKKVGTHIIEENKNFPYVSFVPVTEIVEGITLFGFKYPLTNKTIEWGSTLCISNELVEEKGTFSFTSGILMLIRSTD from the coding sequence ATGGCAGATTGCCTTTTTACAATGGAAGGGGAAGAAAAAATGATTATTCATATTTTGGCAGGAGGACCTTCGGAATATTGCGCAGATTTTGCTCGATATGAGAATGAGGAAGTAGTATGGGCAGCGGTTGATAGGGGAGTATACCGTCTATTAAAGAAAGGGATTACACCGGCTGTTGCGTTTGGAGATTACGATTCAGTTACTGAAGAAGAATTAGTATGGATGGGACAGCAAACGAACGAATTACATATTGTTCCGCGAGAAAAAGATCAAACGGATTTAGAAATTGCAATCAACTGGGCATTAGAACAGAAGCCGGCACTAATTCGTATTTTTGGTGCTACCGGTGGAAGGCTTGATCACGGTTTGGCAAATATACAGATGCTTTTAAAAGGATTAGAAGTAGAGATAGAAATGTGTATTGTGGACAATAAAAATGAAATAACAGTTAAAAAAGTGGGTACACATATAATTGAAGAAAATAAAAATTTTCCTTATGTATCTTTTGTACCAGTTACTGAAATAGTGGAAGGGATTACATTGTTTGGTTTTAAGTACCCTCTTACTAATAAAACAATAGAGTGGGGATCAACACTTTGTATTAGTAACGAACTCGTTGAGGAAAAAGGTACTTTTTCATTTACTTCTGGCATATTAATGTTGATAAGAAGCACTGATTGA
- the rpe gene encoding ribulose-phosphate 3-epimerase yields MIKIAPSILSADFSKLGEEIKDVEKGGADYIHVDVMDGHFVPNITIGPLIVEAIRPITSLPLDVHLMIENPDNYIPTFAQAGADIITVHVEACPHLHRTIQLIKSHGIKAGVVLNPHTPVSVIEHVLEDIDMVLLMTVNPGFGGQKFIHSVLPKIKQVADMVKERNLEVEIEVDGGVNAETARLCVEAGANVLVAGSAVYNQKDRGEAIRVIRG; encoded by the coding sequence ATGATTAAAATTGCACCATCGATTTTATCAGCAGATTTTTCAAAATTAGGGGAAGAGATTAAAGATGTAGAAAAGGGCGGAGCGGATTACATTCACGTTGACGTAATGGATGGACATTTCGTACCAAATATTACGATTGGACCGTTAATTGTAGAAGCAATCCGTCCGATTACATCATTACCATTAGATGTACATTTAATGATTGAAAATCCTGATAACTATATCCCGACTTTCGCACAAGCGGGAGCGGATATTATTACTGTTCACGTAGAGGCGTGTCCGCATCTACATCGTACAATTCAGTTAATTAAATCTCATGGCATTAAAGCAGGTGTTGTATTAAATCCACATACGCCAGTTTCAGTGATTGAGCATGTATTAGAAGATATAGATATGGTATTACTTATGACAGTAAACCCTGGATTTGGTGGACAGAAGTTTATCCATTCTGTATTACCGAAAATTAAACAAGTTGCAGACATGGTGAAAGAGCGCAATCTAGAAGTAGAAATTGAAGTTGATGGTGGTGTAAATGCTGAAACAGCAAGACTTTGTGTGGAAGCGGGAGCAAATGTACTTGTAGCTGGGTCAGCAGTATACAATCAAAAAGACCGCGGTGAAGCAATTCGCGTAATTCGTGGGTAG
- the rsgA gene encoding ribosome small subunit-dependent GTPase A codes for MPEGKIIKALSGFYYVQHEEGVTQCRGRGVFRKNKITPLVGDQVVFQADNPTEGYVLEVFDRKNELVRPPIANVDQAILVFSAVEPDFNPGLLDRFLVLIEYHNIKPIICISKMDLVDEKMKATVEAYANDYREMGYDVLFTSINTSESIDILKPYLENCVSVVAGQSGVGKSSMLNVLRPELELKTNDISSHLGRGKHTTRHVELIAIGSGLVADTPGFSSLDFIDIEVEDLTYCFPELKEASQYCKFRGCTHLSEPKCAVKAAVEEGKITEYRYKNYKQFVEEIRERKPRY; via the coding sequence ATGCCAGAAGGAAAAATTATAAAAGCTTTAAGTGGGTTTTATTACGTGCAGCATGAAGAAGGGGTTACGCAATGTCGTGGGCGAGGTGTATTTAGAAAAAATAAAATTACACCACTTGTAGGAGACCAAGTTGTTTTTCAGGCAGATAATCCAACTGAAGGTTATGTGCTTGAAGTGTTTGATCGGAAAAATGAACTTGTTAGACCTCCTATTGCTAATGTCGATCAAGCGATCCTTGTGTTCTCTGCAGTAGAACCAGATTTTAACCCTGGACTGTTAGATCGATTTTTAGTGCTGATTGAATATCATAACATTAAGCCAATTATTTGTATTAGCAAGATGGATTTAGTAGATGAAAAGATGAAAGCAACTGTTGAAGCTTATGCGAATGATTATCGTGAGATGGGTTATGATGTTTTATTTACTTCTATTAATACGTCAGAAAGTATTGATATATTAAAACCATACTTAGAAAATTGTGTTTCTGTCGTTGCGGGTCAATCTGGTGTCGGGAAATCTTCAATGCTTAATGTGCTACGTCCAGAATTAGAGCTGAAAACAAATGATATTTCCTCCCATTTAGGACGCGGGAAGCATACGACAAGACACGTAGAATTAATTGCAATTGGGAGTGGGCTAGTAGCAGATACACCGGGTTTTAGTTCACTAGATTTCATTGATATAGAAGTAGAAGATCTTACATATTGTTTTCCAGAGTTGAAAGAAGCGAGCCAATACTGTAAATTTAGAGGGTGTACACATCTTTCTGAACCGAAATGTGCGGTGAAAGCTGCGGTTGAAGAAGGGAAGATTACAGAATATCGCTATAAGAACTATAAACAATTCGTAGAAGAAATTAGAGAGAGAAAGCCGAGGTATTAG